The Rhodopirellula islandica genome includes a region encoding these proteins:
- a CDS encoding heavy metal translocating P-type ATPase encodes MNPTEIQAIDPVCGMSVAPSTSLSSQHDGRTFYFCSAGCQKKFEADPEAVLRARKQKEAASAGSEPSCCSTKPTCCGGSHSKSQTSDQPANPDAVYTCPMHLEIEQIGPGDCPICGMDLEPKFVDPSSTADEAQYKDMQRRFWIGVALSVPLLILSMGPMIGLPIDRWISPRIDGWLQFALATPVVFWCGWPLLVRGAKSFRSWNLNMFSLIALGSLAAFGFSLLAVLVPDWIPAAFYDADRPPLYFEAAAVIITLVLLGQVLELRARQQTGGAIRELMQLTPDIAHRIEGDSESDVSLDEIQSGDRLRIRPGEKVPVDGEVISGTSRVDESMLTGEPVPVEKTEGDALTGGTLNQSGALVMTATQVGSDTVLHRIVQMVADAQRSQAPIQKLVDQVAQYFVPAVILSSILAFIAWSILGPEPSLAYAFVSAIAVLIIACPCALGLATPMSVMVGVGRGAKEGVLIRDAEILEIMEKVDTIVVDKTGTLTKGSPAVTAIEPQGDWSESDVLSIAAAVEQSSEHPLGRAIVEHAESSGFEKRVARDFQSTTGKGVVAHVDGKHVAIGNPNWLADLNVTGLDRVRGQAETHQADAATVVYIAIDRTLAAIIAIQDPIKGSTPGAIKALHSLGLQVVMLTGDAQSTAEAVAKQLGIDDFRANVSPEAKHDFVQQLKQEGKTVAMCGDGINDAPALAASNVGIAMGTGTSVAMESAGVTLVGGDLRGVVAAKQLSQKTMRNIRQNLFFAFAYNALGIPIAAGLLYPFFGILLSPMLAAAAMSFSSVSVIGNALRLRTIQLDVSN; translated from the coding sequence ATGAATCCCACCGAAATCCAAGCCATCGATCCCGTTTGCGGCATGTCGGTGGCCCCGTCGACTTCACTCTCCAGCCAACATGACGGGCGGACGTTCTACTTCTGCAGCGCTGGCTGCCAGAAAAAATTCGAGGCGGATCCAGAAGCGGTGTTGCGGGCCCGCAAGCAAAAAGAGGCTGCCTCGGCCGGTTCCGAACCCTCGTGCTGTAGCACCAAACCGACTTGCTGTGGCGGCTCGCACAGTAAGTCTCAAACCAGCGACCAACCCGCCAACCCCGACGCCGTCTACACCTGCCCGATGCACCTGGAGATCGAACAGATCGGCCCAGGTGATTGCCCGATCTGCGGCATGGACCTCGAACCAAAATTCGTGGATCCCTCGTCCACCGCGGACGAAGCCCAGTACAAAGACATGCAGCGTCGGTTTTGGATCGGCGTTGCCTTGTCGGTTCCATTGTTGATCCTTTCGATGGGGCCGATGATCGGTCTTCCGATCGATCGCTGGATTTCCCCTCGTATCGACGGCTGGTTGCAATTCGCTCTCGCGACGCCCGTTGTGTTCTGGTGTGGATGGCCCCTGCTGGTTCGGGGGGCCAAATCGTTCCGATCGTGGAACCTCAACATGTTCTCCTTGATCGCGTTGGGATCACTGGCCGCGTTTGGGTTCAGCTTGCTGGCCGTCTTGGTCCCGGATTGGATCCCCGCTGCGTTCTACGACGCTGACAGGCCACCGTTGTACTTCGAAGCCGCGGCCGTGATCATCACGCTGGTGTTGCTCGGGCAAGTCCTCGAACTACGAGCCCGTCAGCAAACCGGTGGAGCCATCCGAGAACTGATGCAGCTCACCCCCGACATCGCCCATCGAATCGAAGGAGACAGCGAAAGCGACGTCTCCCTCGATGAGATTCAATCGGGCGACCGCCTGCGAATTCGCCCAGGTGAAAAGGTCCCCGTCGACGGCGAAGTCATCAGCGGCACGTCCCGTGTTGACGAATCAATGCTGACGGGCGAACCGGTCCCCGTTGAAAAGACCGAAGGCGACGCGTTGACGGGTGGGACCCTCAATCAATCTGGGGCGCTGGTGATGACTGCGACGCAAGTTGGCAGCGACACGGTTCTGCACCGGATTGTGCAAATGGTCGCCGATGCACAGCGCAGCCAAGCCCCGATCCAGAAACTCGTCGATCAAGTCGCCCAGTACTTTGTGCCGGCGGTCATCCTCAGTTCCATCCTCGCGTTCATCGCCTGGTCAATCCTTGGCCCTGAGCCATCGCTGGCCTACGCGTTCGTGTCCGCGATCGCTGTCCTGATCATCGCGTGCCCGTGTGCACTCGGGTTGGCGACGCCCATGTCCGTCATGGTGGGCGTGGGGCGTGGTGCCAAAGAAGGTGTCTTGATTCGAGACGCTGAAATCCTGGAGATCATGGAAAAGGTCGACACCATCGTCGTCGATAAAACAGGAACGCTGACCAAGGGGAGTCCCGCGGTCACCGCAATCGAACCGCAGGGTGACTGGAGCGAATCGGATGTCTTGTCCATTGCCGCGGCGGTGGAGCAATCGAGCGAACATCCCCTTGGCCGCGCGATCGTTGAGCACGCGGAATCCTCGGGTTTCGAAAAGCGTGTTGCCAGGGACTTTCAAAGCACAACCGGAAAAGGTGTCGTCGCACATGTCGATGGCAAACACGTTGCGATTGGCAACCCCAATTGGTTGGCCGATTTGAATGTGACGGGATTGGATCGCGTCCGCGGGCAAGCGGAGACGCATCAAGCGGACGCGGCCACGGTGGTTTACATCGCCATCGATCGTACGCTCGCCGCGATCATTGCCATCCAAGATCCGATCAAGGGCAGCACGCCGGGGGCCATCAAGGCGTTGCACTCGCTGGGACTGCAAGTCGTGATGCTGACCGGCGACGCTCAATCCACCGCTGAAGCGGTGGCCAAACAACTGGGCATCGATGACTTCCGAGCCAACGTGTCACCGGAAGCCAAGCACGACTTTGTTCAGCAACTCAAACAAGAGGGCAAAACGGTCGCGATGTGCGGCGACGGAATCAACGACGCACCGGCCTTGGCGGCATCCAATGTCGGGATCGCCATGGGCACCGGAACCAGCGTCGCGATGGAGTCCGCTGGGGTGACGTTGGTTGGCGGCGACTTGCGAGGCGTCGTGGCAGCGAAACAGCTCAGCCAAAAGACGATGCGAAACATTCGCCAAAACCTCTTCTTCGCGTTTGCTTACAACGCACTGGGCATCCCGATCGCAGCCGGTCTGCTGTACCCCTTCTTCGGGATTTTGCTCAGCCCCATGCTCGCCGCCGCGGCGATGAGTTTCAGCAGCGTCTCCGTGATCGGCAACGCTCTGCGTTTGCGAACGATCCAGCTCGACGTGTCGAATTAG
- a CDS encoding DUF3472 domain-containing protein, with protein MNKLGRVLVLSGLFVFLQLVPAIAADEKQAETKPIEAGGVRLPWHTTDVRWRGSRTIDDVETIGVTFTVDRDVPDTVNLYISPMGGQYLNKIVFYGGIQSNVNGWPSPTEERRVHPGPGAIFSRWGGEPVSIDAARPEEGGLCESAGYEGEFVSVRKPYRWKAGTYTWEVRKESTEEIDGEPHTWFACYLTDHDREDEIRVGALRFEGETFSFNGHSTSFVEIYATTKIPRSEVPEVSVVFQPPVVNGEPLPPSAVSIYHPRQGDQGSPSPPLGRAEAVEGGVKVNLYNEVLQGEAVPPNRYNLEVPLRSQQS; from the coding sequence ATGAACAAGCTTGGTCGCGTCCTGGTTCTGAGTGGACTGTTTGTTTTCCTGCAGTTGGTTCCAGCCATCGCTGCCGACGAAAAACAAGCGGAAACCAAACCCATCGAGGCCGGTGGAGTCCGTCTTCCATGGCATACAACGGACGTGAGATGGCGAGGTTCACGGACCATCGATGACGTCGAAACCATCGGCGTGACCTTCACCGTCGATCGTGACGTGCCTGACACGGTCAACCTGTACATCTCCCCAATGGGTGGCCAGTACCTCAACAAAATTGTCTTTTACGGTGGCATCCAGTCGAACGTGAATGGCTGGCCCTCGCCGACAGAAGAACGTCGCGTCCATCCCGGCCCCGGAGCAATTTTTTCGCGGTGGGGCGGTGAGCCCGTCAGCATCGATGCAGCCCGTCCCGAAGAAGGTGGGTTGTGCGAGAGCGCGGGTTACGAAGGAGAATTCGTGAGCGTCCGGAAACCCTATCGCTGGAAAGCGGGCACCTACACCTGGGAAGTTAGAAAGGAGTCCACCGAGGAAATCGACGGCGAGCCTCACACCTGGTTCGCTTGTTATTTAACCGACCATGACCGCGAAGATGAAATTCGTGTGGGAGCGTTGCGGTTTGAAGGCGAGACGTTCTCGTTCAACGGTCACTCGACCTCCTTCGTTGAGATTTACGCCACCACCAAGATCCCTCGTTCGGAAGTCCCTGAAGTATCCGTCGTGTTTCAACCACCGGTGGTCAACGGCGAGCCATTGCCTCCAAGTGCGGTTTCGATCTATCACCCTCGCCAAGGTGATCAAGGCTCACCATCCCCACCCCTCGGTCGCGCCGAAGCGGTGGAGGGCGGCGTGAAGGTCAACCTGTACAACGAAGTTTTGCAGGGCGAAGCAGTTCCCCCGAACCGATACAACCTCGAAGTCCCACTGCGTTCCCAACAGAGCTGA
- a CDS encoding helix-turn-helix domain-containing protein — translation MRRLGKTARKVRSKLGLSQAKMAKELGISIVQLSKIENDHAMPSPNLIEKYREVANVDLYVMDWCEDPDMTTLPIAVREAAAELRNAWSQEFD, via the coding sequence ATGCGACGATTAGGAAAAACAGCCCGGAAAGTTCGATCCAAACTTGGGCTTTCGCAAGCCAAGATGGCGAAAGAGCTAGGTATTTCGATCGTTCAGCTCAGCAAGATTGAGAACGATCATGCGATGCCTTCACCAAATTTGATCGAGAAGTACCGCGAAGTTGCGAACGTCGATTTGTACGTGATGGATTGGTGCGAGGATCCCGACATGACGACGTTGCCAATAGCGGTTCGTGAAGCAGCAGCAGAATTGCGGAACGCTTGGTCCCAGGAATTTGATTGA
- a CDS encoding reverse transcriptase family protein, with amino-acid sequence MDAKLFSLHRPRQVADRLGLDESWLLRLSEELRTAEGRSNYIREFTLFDPRPGKKPRDIISVRGDLRLAQRRLHQRLLSHSIEPTPYSHGGVRGRSIKTNAGQHARNRFVYLTDIANFYPSIHSSRINDFFKSNGCLPAVARLLTSLTTLDYHLALGLITSPILAEAIIQPVDRRIAVACDRQGLVYSRYVDDICISSKHSLHGSGIDATVRTILRQSGFKVRVSKDRFIRVDEGCAVTGVRIHRGRLSVTPSYIGELETDLSSALSFARGGHHTGLFFTKEQLWGRVQFVRWINPGRAKPLIRLFRQIPWRRYRVAASQSGLIAAKAFFAERKSYVL; translated from the coding sequence ATGGACGCGAAATTGTTCAGCTTGCACCGTCCCCGGCAGGTCGCAGATCGTCTTGGCCTTGACGAGTCATGGTTGCTTCGTCTCTCGGAGGAACTCCGCACCGCTGAAGGACGGTCAAACTACATTCGCGAGTTTACGCTTTTTGACCCCCGGCCCGGAAAGAAACCAAGAGACATCATCTCGGTTCGCGGCGATCTTCGATTGGCTCAGCGACGTCTTCATCAACGACTCCTGTCGCATTCCATTGAGCCGACCCCCTATAGTCACGGTGGCGTTCGTGGCCGAAGCATTAAGACGAATGCCGGGCAGCATGCACGCAACCGCTTTGTTTACCTGACAGATATCGCAAATTTCTATCCATCTATTCACAGCAGTCGCATCAACGACTTTTTCAAGTCGAATGGGTGCCTTCCTGCAGTCGCTCGATTGCTGACCAGCCTCACGACTCTCGACTACCACCTGGCACTGGGGCTTATTACCAGTCCGATTTTAGCGGAAGCCATCATCCAGCCAGTCGATCGACGAATCGCGGTCGCCTGCGATCGACAGGGGCTCGTCTATAGCCGGTACGTTGACGATATCTGTATATCGTCCAAGCACAGCCTGCACGGATCGGGAATTGACGCAACAGTTAGAACGATCCTTCGCCAATCAGGATTCAAGGTTCGAGTGTCAAAGGATCGCTTCATCCGTGTCGATGAGGGTTGTGCGGTTACGGGAGTTCGTATCCATCGTGGACGACTTTCGGTGACACCAAGTTACATCGGTGAGTTGGAGACGGATCTCAGCAGCGCGCTATCCTTCGCTCGCGGCGGTCATCACACCGGACTCTTCTTCACAAAAGAGCAACTCTGGGGCCGCGTTCAATTCGTCCGGTGGATCAATCCCGGCCGCGCGAAACCACTGATTCGATTGTTCCGCCAAATCCCCTGGCGACGCTACCGTGTGGCGGCAAGCCAGAGCGGATTGATCGCTGCAAAGGCCTTTTTTGCTGAACGAAAAAGCTACGTCCTTTGA
- a CDS encoding acyl-CoA dehydrogenase family protein — translation MIARSILCLAVLVIASPVFAKPQESQTFKGNSGAFSTPGEALDRVQGDHSDEIPIVVAQGEMDKLIDCKGGGACPISAALIASQGVRVMAGLPVDSQPHRTALRVFQDKPELLLGRISNDRMVILLAYLCEDLDETPVVISTVSAPNSPHAALGPKWSETDGPDLTTSPGELKILAYTVTTADGTVRGRHFVLLKTYEGGRLNFIDPGKPLKKRMFDLEYRGVPSATKRQLFFQVPNGLDKSSQTYELNTIFSIRLLVNDPNATSDSESRVETMKINIDNLAERLRASDELTSPIAWRREGAVFGLPGVDLPASVDGGGYSVAESLELFRHAGRINLNLRDVVGGAHGRPLAQASTQIAGEVLNKLVTGEAYVAVSITEPLAGSNPKEMQSKAVRYEGGFKLTGRKLWNARLRQATHIVLYTQAANGKEGEFSAFLIPIDHPGLKIVDRYAHGLTGNSFGGLEFDDMFVSQDHLIGKDGEGWKIFTRHFQYWRLMQAAAAIGCGEAALDQLADRLKTRNAFGGPIGRFSHLQQPLGEYTTKLRMALALAREAAKLLDDGNYKAATSLIDGLKAEGVEIALSACDTAMRAHGAMGYSRDVDLGDRVRDLMGLRIADGTTDVMRMSVVKNVYGSELWIMAVYGMPRNEETETEIEAGAPVTSEVSNDE, via the coding sequence ATGATTGCTCGCTCAATACTCTGCCTGGCCGTACTGGTCATTGCTTCGCCGGTCTTTGCGAAACCGCAAGAGTCCCAAACGTTCAAGGGGAATTCAGGGGCTTTCTCAACGCCAGGCGAAGCCCTTGACCGTGTCCAGGGGGATCATTCGGACGAGATACCGATCGTGGTCGCACAAGGCGAGATGGACAAATTGATCGACTGCAAGGGCGGTGGTGCATGTCCAATTTCGGCTGCGTTGATCGCTTCGCAGGGAGTGCGGGTGATGGCGGGGTTACCAGTTGATTCGCAGCCGCACCGGACTGCGCTTCGCGTGTTTCAAGACAAACCGGAGTTGCTGCTGGGGCGGATCAGCAACGATCGTATGGTGATCTTGTTAGCTTATCTATGTGAAGATCTGGACGAGACGCCAGTCGTGATCTCGACAGTTTCCGCGCCGAACAGTCCTCATGCGGCGCTGGGGCCGAAATGGTCCGAAACCGATGGACCAGACCTTACGACATCGCCTGGGGAGTTGAAAATTCTCGCTTACACAGTGACGACGGCCGACGGCACGGTTCGTGGGCGTCACTTTGTTCTGCTAAAGACGTACGAGGGCGGGCGGCTGAACTTCATTGACCCCGGCAAACCGCTGAAGAAACGAATGTTCGATTTGGAATATCGCGGTGTGCCGTCGGCTACCAAGCGTCAATTGTTCTTTCAAGTTCCTAACGGTTTGGACAAGTCGAGCCAGACCTACGAGCTGAACACGATCTTTTCGATTCGGTTGCTGGTCAACGATCCGAACGCTACGTCAGACAGCGAATCAAGGGTCGAAACGATGAAGATAAACATCGACAACCTCGCCGAACGTTTGCGGGCGAGCGACGAGTTGACGTCGCCGATTGCGTGGCGGCGCGAAGGCGCGGTGTTCGGGTTGCCCGGCGTTGATCTGCCGGCCAGTGTCGATGGTGGAGGATACTCGGTCGCTGAATCACTCGAATTGTTCCGGCACGCGGGACGCATCAATTTGAATCTTCGTGATGTGGTGGGTGGAGCCCATGGTCGACCGCTGGCACAAGCCTCCACGCAGATCGCAGGCGAGGTGCTGAACAAGCTGGTCACCGGCGAGGCTTACGTTGCTGTCTCGATTACCGAACCGTTGGCTGGGTCGAACCCAAAGGAGATGCAGAGCAAGGCAGTTCGTTACGAAGGCGGTTTTAAACTCACCGGACGCAAATTATGGAATGCTCGCTTGCGACAGGCGACTCACATCGTGCTCTACACGCAGGCGGCCAATGGAAAGGAAGGTGAATTTTCGGCATTCCTGATCCCGATAGATCATCCCGGACTAAAAATTGTCGACCGATACGCACATGGACTGACCGGAAATTCATTCGGCGGTCTCGAATTCGACGACATGTTCGTCAGCCAAGACCATCTGATCGGAAAAGACGGCGAGGGCTGGAAAATCTTCACCAGACACTTTCAGTACTGGCGATTGATGCAGGCCGCTGCGGCGATCGGGTGTGGCGAAGCAGCGCTCGACCAATTGGCTGATCGACTGAAAACACGTAATGCGTTTGGCGGTCCGATCGGCCGATTCAGTCACCTGCAACAACCGCTCGGCGAATACACCACCAAATTGCGAATGGCGTTGGCATTGGCACGAGAAGCAGCGAAGTTGCTTGATGACGGCAACTACAAGGCGGCTACCTCATTGATCGACGGCTTGAAAGCCGAGGGCGTTGAGATCGCATTGTCGGCTTGCGACACCGCCATGCGTGCTCATGGTGCGATGGGTTACAGCCGAGACGTTGACCTTGGTGACCGGGTTCGCGATCTGATGGGATTGCGAATTGCCGATGGGACGACCGATGTGATGCGAATGTCAGTCGTCAAGAATGTCTACGGTTCAGAGCTTTGGATCATGGCGGTCTACGGTATGCCCAGGAACGAGGAAACCGAAACTGAAATCGAAGCAGGGGCTCCTGTCACCTCTGAGGTCAGCAATGATGAGTAA
- a CDS encoding class I SAM-dependent methyltransferase gives MSDLPPLPSEQLLIDHLASFPHPSLASAIVMSPGRGQSADALIAAFPSSKVTSWFVDLHRAEQAREVTSADVHVICQPDLPDTSWDLALLPVLKTGEAEMNRNLIHQSWQRLTLGGELIAAVNAPKDTWLLNQLQALGPKVRCHDHATGRVYVVRKSSETFKPKNFDAEFTHRVDDRILTVHSRPSVFSHRSVDRAAAAMIRHAPIPEGSTVLELGCGNGAVAMAAAVRSQTGHVYAVDCNSRAVQCTERAAAQNQLTNLTAIVNHNGMLPDVPACDIALLNPPYYGDFRIAEHFMVTAAKKLRSGGEAYVITKQTDRYLEYDWWPLEMTERKTAQSYDLLRFTRE, from the coding sequence GTGAGTGACCTGCCTCCGCTTCCGTCGGAACAATTGCTGATCGATCACTTGGCTTCTTTCCCCCACCCATCGCTCGCCTCCGCGATCGTGATGTCACCGGGACGAGGGCAATCGGCCGATGCACTGATTGCCGCCTTTCCAAGCTCGAAAGTCACGAGCTGGTTCGTGGATTTGCACCGCGCCGAACAGGCTCGCGAGGTGACGTCGGCAGACGTTCATGTGATCTGCCAACCCGATCTTCCTGACACCTCGTGGGATCTCGCTTTGTTGCCGGTCTTGAAAACCGGCGAAGCGGAGATGAATCGCAACCTCATTCATCAATCCTGGCAAAGGCTGACCCTCGGTGGTGAACTGATCGCCGCGGTCAACGCTCCCAAAGACACCTGGCTGCTGAATCAGTTGCAGGCTCTCGGTCCCAAAGTCCGATGCCACGATCACGCGACCGGACGTGTTTACGTCGTGCGAAAATCATCCGAGACATTCAAACCGAAAAACTTCGACGCCGAATTCACTCACCGAGTCGACGATCGCATCCTGACCGTGCATTCTCGTCCATCGGTGTTCTCTCATCGGTCGGTCGACCGAGCCGCCGCGGCAATGATCCGGCACGCGCCGATCCCCGAAGGATCCACCGTGCTGGAACTCGGATGCGGCAACGGAGCCGTCGCAATGGCAGCCGCCGTGCGATCACAAACCGGTCACGTTTACGCCGTCGATTGCAATTCGCGAGCCGTCCAGTGCACCGAGCGTGCGGCAGCTCAAAACCAACTCACCAACCTCACCGCGATCGTCAACCACAATGGAATGCTGCCGGACGTGCCAGCTTGCGACATCGCGTTGCTCAACCCGCCCTACTACGGCGACTTCCGAATCGCCGAGCATTTCATGGTCACCGCCGCAAAGAAACTGCGGTCGGGCGGAGAAGCCTACGTCATCACCAAGCAAACCGATCGCTACCTCGAATACGACTGGTGGCCGCTCGAAATGACCGAGCGAAAAACCGCCCAGTCCTACGACCTGCTGCGTTTCACCCGCGAGTAA
- a CDS encoding endo-1,4-beta-xylanase: MRWWQASLAIALLLSSLGTPAKLIHAFAQESQTSAEGITLVPTAEFRLDVRPGTGSIHRQNNLITVNCPAPQEEAWALQVQCEPISIPVQESDVFCVSFDARAIASSTDGLGSIHVSMATNDPWEPIEEPNGFRSFDVPNQWHPFRICFRAKQDYDANRVYASIQCAEKKQRLEIRDLKLIGLGNVPDASLPFTRLFYPGADDDAWRAEALRSIERHRKRDLTVRVVNAVGEPLAGATVHVQQQEHDYAFGTFVGNTPIHAGEDAAKFREQTKHWFNRVTLPRYWADWGTDRPAGVVKADATAEWAIDAGFEIKNHLLLYPHFIPDRVQQLADQPSRFQAEIETAMDAALERTRDMPIAVWDAINELRDVSLVGDVLGNDYYADVFNRGQRSQPEALWFINEYGLMTGGSERSKHLTTYIQQIEQILDSGGTVEGIGVQGHFQADLITMPEAWKVLNELSRFQLPIEITEFDIDSRDEATQAQFTRDFLTLVFAHPATTGFTTWGFWEGDMWRPHGAMIREDWTIKPNGQVWEELIFQAWWTNQTVQTNAEGIATVRAFRGTHRVQAEAQDWARIQTVNLLEDETVTLQIGVGGE, from the coding sequence ATGCGATGGTGGCAGGCCTCTTTGGCAATCGCTTTGCTCCTGAGTTCTCTCGGGACACCGGCCAAGCTCATCCATGCGTTCGCACAAGAATCGCAAACTTCGGCGGAGGGAATCACACTCGTTCCCACCGCCGAGTTTCGACTCGACGTCCGCCCTGGCACCGGCTCGATCCACCGGCAAAACAACCTGATCACGGTCAACTGCCCTGCCCCGCAAGAAGAAGCCTGGGCGTTACAGGTTCAGTGCGAGCCGATCTCAATTCCCGTGCAAGAGTCCGACGTGTTCTGCGTCTCCTTCGACGCACGAGCCATCGCATCCAGCACGGATGGACTGGGAAGCATTCATGTCTCGATGGCGACCAACGATCCCTGGGAACCAATCGAAGAACCCAACGGGTTTCGCTCCTTCGACGTTCCCAATCAGTGGCATCCGTTTCGAATCTGCTTTCGTGCCAAGCAGGATTACGACGCCAATCGTGTCTACGCCTCGATCCAGTGCGCCGAGAAGAAGCAACGACTCGAAATTCGCGATCTGAAATTGATCGGGCTGGGAAACGTTCCCGACGCAAGCCTTCCGTTCACGCGGTTGTTCTACCCGGGTGCGGATGACGATGCTTGGCGAGCCGAAGCTCTCCGCAGCATCGAACGTCATCGCAAACGCGACCTGACGGTCCGTGTCGTCAACGCGGTCGGCGAACCGCTGGCCGGTGCAACCGTTCACGTCCAACAGCAAGAGCACGATTACGCCTTCGGGACGTTCGTGGGCAACACACCCATCCATGCTGGCGAAGACGCCGCCAAATTTCGCGAGCAAACCAAGCATTGGTTCAACCGTGTCACCCTGCCTCGCTATTGGGCGGACTGGGGAACGGACCGTCCCGCCGGTGTTGTGAAAGCCGACGCGACCGCCGAGTGGGCCATCGACGCGGGCTTTGAAATCAAAAACCACCTGCTGCTGTACCCGCATTTCATTCCCGATCGCGTCCAACAACTGGCCGATCAACCCTCGCGATTCCAGGCCGAAATCGAAACCGCGATGGACGCCGCTCTGGAGCGAACACGCGATATGCCAATCGCGGTCTGGGATGCGATCAATGAACTTCGCGATGTGTCGCTGGTCGGCGATGTCTTAGGAAACGACTACTACGCCGACGTCTTCAATCGAGGCCAGCGATCGCAACCCGAGGCCCTCTGGTTCATCAACGAATACGGATTGATGACCGGTGGCAGCGAACGGTCCAAGCATCTCACAACTTACATCCAGCAGATCGAACAAATCTTGGATAGCGGAGGAACCGTCGAAGGCATCGGTGTCCAAGGGCACTTTCAAGCCGACCTGATCACCATGCCCGAAGCCTGGAAAGTGCTCAACGAACTGTCACGATTCCAGTTGCCAATCGAGATCACCGAGTTCGACATCGACTCCCGTGACGAAGCCACCCAAGCCCAGTTCACTCGCGATTTTCTCACGCTGGTGTTTGCCCATCCTGCGACCACCGGGTTCACAACCTGGGGCTTCTGGGAAGGCGACATGTGGCGTCCCCACGGCGCCATGATCCGAGAGGACTGGACAATCAAACCCAACGGCCAAGTCTGGGAAGAGCTGATCTTTCAAGCCTGGTGGACCAACCAAACCGTTCAAACCAACGCTGAAGGCATCGCCACCGTCCGAGCCTTTCGTGGCACACATCGCGTCCAAGCCGAAGCCCAAGACTGGGCAAGGATTCAGACCGTGAATCTACTCGAAGACGAAACCGTCACCCTACAAATTGGAGTTGGCGGTGAGTGA
- the tyrS gene encoding tyrosine--tRNA ligase, with protein sequence MTTSNATNPLIEDLRWRGLLNQTTDENGIAELLNSGPQTIYIGFDPTATSLHVGGMMQLMMLRRFQRAGHNPIALVGGATGMIGDPSGKSEERNLLSADQLQKNVDGVAAQMRHFLDFEGANAAKLLNNFDWMKNYSYLEFLRDVGKNFPVGAMMGKESVRSRLESEAGLSYTEFSYMLLQAYDFVNLAKTHDCRIQAGGSDQWGNITAGIDLGRRMLGKQLFGITAPLLTTSDGRKMGKTESGAVWLDPERTSPYAFYQYWINVADEDVMRCLAYLTEIERAEYDELDDKTKNDPGQRTAQKRLAQWLTELVHGEAGVQSAQRATQILFGGEIGDTTDAQLQEIFADVPSCDVPRSALEGEGLWIVEALQTAKLCNSGGDARRALSEGGVYVNNARVEDVQKRLVADDLDGRSVLVLRRGKRKYALLKIQD encoded by the coding sequence ATGACCACTTCCAACGCCACCAACCCACTGATCGAAGATCTCCGCTGGCGAGGTTTGCTGAATCAAACCACCGATGAAAACGGAATCGCCGAGCTGCTCAATTCGGGCCCGCAAACGATCTACATTGGGTTCGACCCCACGGCAACCTCGTTGCACGTCGGCGGCATGATGCAGTTGATGATGCTGCGTCGCTTCCAACGCGCCGGCCACAATCCGATTGCCCTGGTCGGTGGAGCCACTGGGATGATCGGCGACCCCAGCGGCAAAAGCGAAGAACGCAATCTGTTGTCGGCGGATCAACTGCAAAAGAACGTCGATGGCGTCGCAGCTCAAATGCGTCACTTCCTCGACTTTGAAGGTGCCAACGCCGCCAAGTTGCTGAACAACTTTGACTGGATGAAGAACTACTCCTACCTCGAGTTCCTTCGCGACGTCGGCAAGAACTTTCCCGTCGGTGCGATGATGGGCAAAGAATCCGTCCGCAGTCGATTGGAAAGCGAAGCCGGCCTGAGCTACACCGAATTCAGCTACATGCTCTTGCAGGCTTACGACTTCGTGAACCTGGCCAAGACCCATGATTGCCGCATCCAAGCCGGTGGCAGCGACCAATGGGGAAACATCACTGCCGGAATCGACCTGGGTCGTCGCATGCTGGGCAAGCAATTGTTCGGCATCACCGCGCCGCTGCTGACAACCAGCGACGGTCGCAAAATGGGCAAGACCGAATCCGGCGCCGTGTGGTTGGATCCCGAGCGAACCAGCCCCTACGCGTTTTACCAGTACTGGATCAACGTCGCCGATGAAGACGTGATGCGTTGCCTGGCCTACCTGACCGAAATCGAGCGAGCCGAATACGACGAACTCGATGACAAAACCAAGAACGATCCCGGCCAACGCACCGCGCAGAAACGACTGGCTCAATGGTTGACCGAACTGGTTCACGGCGAAGCCGGAGTCCAATCGGCTCAACGCGCCACGCAGATTCTGTTCGGCGGCGAAATCGGTGACACGACGGACGCCCAACTGCAAGAGATCTTTGCCGACGTCCCCTCCTGCGACGTGCCGCGGTCGGCTCTCGAGGGCGAAGGTTTGTGGATCGTGGAAGCACTGCAAACGGCGAAGCTCTGCAACAGCGGCGGAGACGCTCGCCGGGCCTTGTCCGAAGGCGGCGTGTACGTCAACAACGCTCGCGTCGAAGACGTTCAAAAACGTTTGGTCGCCGATGACTTGGACGGTCGATCCGTCTTGGTTCTTCGCCGCGGAAAACGCAAGTACGCCCTGCTCAAGATCCAAGATTGA